A single genomic interval of Sebastes umbrosus isolate fSebUmb1 chromosome 9, fSebUmb1.pri, whole genome shotgun sequence harbors:
- the LOC119494809 gene encoding F-box/LRR-repeat protein 12-like — protein MDEFKGCNLDYFPENILIDVLSYLSVRELVRAGRVCKRWKRLVKDQRLWRLVDLTAWKGVTSRILWILLRQYLGCGLRCLRLRGLLLSARGGTFLSESWLKSLSTKCPRLIKLYLLHADLRSLPSCQLLPPSLQVLELRGCELPREFFNHTLASPARSQERAEATSSVGAQQQGRDRKGKGLGSPSGIGIGRLVLNNVPSFTDQHLQSLTSWEKLSRLELRDTFRVTANGLRSCAAKDGVCGVEGLSRLKFLEIGITGRQGYQLQMASLGLGAGWLGLEELSLGGKEVGPGLLCASRLKDLKCLCLWACTLSEMQIVRSCRMLRGLRRMEFLDVTFQPRQCPPEVEGEGGGGGGGGGGDEQDNEEAEGGDNSNDENKTLDTNDPIPSLRRSLAVLLPSCTLVFTNCSVQINAD, from the exons ATGGATGAGTTTAAAGGCTGTAACCTGGATTACTTTCCAGAAAACATCTTAATTGATGTGTTGTCGTATTTGAGCGTACGAGAGCTCGTCAGAGCCGGAAG AGTGTGTAAGAGATGGAAACGCCTTGTTAAAGACCAGAGACTGTGGAGACTTGTCGATCTGACTGCATGGAAAGGG GTGACATCCCGCATCCTTTGGATCCTGCTGCGTCAGTACCTAGGTTGTGGACTAAGGTGCCTACGGTTACGTGGTTTGCTGCTTTCTGCCCGAGGGGGCACCTTTCTCTCAGAATCCTGGCTCAAATCTTTGTCCACAAAGTGCCCTCGCCTGATTAAGCTCTATCTTCTGCATGCAGACCTGCGAAGCCTGCCTAGTTGCCAGCTCCTACCACCGTCTTTGCAGGTGCTGGAGCTGCGTGGCTGCGAGCTGCCTCGTGAGTTTTTCAACCACACCCTTGCTTCACCTGCTCGTTCCCAAGAAAGAGCAGAAGCCACATCCAGTGTTGGTGCTCAACAGCAAGGAAGGGATCGGAAAGGAAAAGGGCTTGGCTCTCCATCAGGGATTGGCATTGGGAGGTTAGTCCTTAACAACGTGCCCTCTTTCACGGACCAGCATCTGCAGAGTCTGACATCATGGGAGAAGCTCAGTCGATTGGAGCTGCGCGACACCTTTCGTGTGACGGCCAACGGGCTCAGGAGCTGTGCTGCCAAGGACGGCGTCTGTGGTGTGGAGGGGCTTTCCAGGCTCAAGTTTCTGGAAATAGGCATCACTGGGCGGCAAGGCTACCAGTTACAGATGGCCTCCCTCGGGCTGGGGGCCGGATGGCTCGGACTAGAGGAACTGAGTCTGGGGGGTAAGGAGGTGGGGCCAGGCTTGCTCTGTGCCAGCCGCCTGAAGGACCTGAAGTGTCTGTGCCTGTGGGCCTGCACGCTCAGCGAGATGCAGATAGTGCGAAGCTGCAGGATGCTCCGTGGGCTTCGCCGGATGGAGTTTTTGGATGTAACCTTCCAGCCTCGGCAGTGTCCACCAGAAGTGGAGggggagggtggtggtggtggtggtggtggtggtggagatgAGCAGGACAATGAGGAAGCGGAAGGTGGAGATAACAGCAATGATGAGAACAAGACACTAGACACGAATGATCCCATTCCAAGTTTGCGTCGCTCACTGGCTGTCCTGCTGCCATCCTGCACACTAGTTTTCACCAACTGCTCTGTTCAGATCAATGCAGACTAA
- the aurkb gene encoding aurora kinase B produces MQNKENHEPRSFQRPFVTPSLVAGPQRVLVKPRMEMDKSAITGPGRECVGSSSSGASKKVSIDDFDIGRPLGKGKFGNVYLARVKKLQSIVALKVLFKSQMEKEGVEHQLRREIEIQAHLKHPNILRFYNYFHDRKRVFLVLEYAPRGEMYKELQRYGRFDDQRTATYMEEISDALLYCHEKKVIHRDIKPENLLLGYHGELKIADFGWSVHAPSLRRRTMCGTLDYLPPEMIEGHTHSEKVDLWCIGVLCYECLVGNPPFETASHSETYKRIMKVDLKFPKNISDGARDLISKLLRHSPVDRLSLQSVIDHPWVCNKSRRILPPICPAKKS; encoded by the exons ATGCAG aATAAGGAAAATCATGAGCCCAGGAGTTTCCAACGACCG TTCGTAACCCCAAGCCTGGTGGCTGGCCCACAGCGTGTTCTGGTGAAGCCACGAATGGAGATGGACAAAAGTGCCATCACAG GCCCTGGCAGAGAGTGTGTTGGCTCATCCTCCAGTGGAGCCTCAAA GAAAGTCTCCATCGATGACTTTGACATCGGCCGACCACTAGGGAAGGGTAAATTTGGTAATGTCTACCTTGCGAGGGTGAAGAAGCTGCAGTCCATCGTGGCGCTGAAGGTGTTGTTCAAGTCACAGATGGAGAAGGAGGGTGTGGAGCATCAACTCAGGAGAGAGATTGAGATTCAGGCACATCTCAA GCACCCCAACATTTTGCGCTTCTACAATTATTTCCATGACCGAAAGAGGGTCTTCTTGGTGCTTGAGTACGCCCCACGTGGTGAAATGTACAAGGAGCTACAGAGATATGGAAGATTCGACGACCAGCGTACTGCCACA TACATGGAGGAGATATCTGATGCACTGTTGTATTGCCATGAGAAGAAAGTGATTCATCGTGACATCAAGCCGGAGAATCTGCTTCTCGGCTATCATGGAGAGCTGAAAATTGCAGATTTTGGTTGGTCCGTCCATGCACCTTCTCTAAG ACGCCGTACAATGTGCGGGACACTGGACTACCTCCCTCCAGAGATGATTGAGGGCCACACCCACAGCGAGAAGGTGGATCTGTGGTGCATCGGGGTCCTCTGCTACGAATGCTTGGTCGGCAACCCGCCTTTTGAAACTGCCAGCCATTCAGAAACATACAAGAGAATTATGAAG GTGGATTTGAAGTTCCCCAAAAACATCTCAGACGGTGCACGGGACCTGATCAGCAAGCTGCTCCGCCACAGCCCCGTCGACCGTCTCTCACTACAGAGCGTCATTGATCACCCATGGGTGTGCAACAAATCCCGCCGAATCCTACCGCCCATCTGCCCCGCCAAGAAATCCTGA